Proteins encoded in a region of the Benincasa hispida cultivar B227 chromosome 2, ASM972705v1, whole genome shotgun sequence genome:
- the LOC120071007 gene encoding serrate RNA effector molecule, translating to MAEVMNMATAADESLDRRRDRQEKSSEEQPHSSPPSQPAVGPPPPSRRRDRDERDRRDERDIDRPPYRRGDNYDRNRSPPSLPPRDRDRDRDRDYKRRSSLSPPPPYRDRRHSPPRRSPPPPYKRSRRDDGGYDGRKGSPRGGFGPGDRRFGYDYGGGYEREMRGRPGYVDERPLGRYMGRSSGGYQDWDSSRGGHGDALNAGGGQREGLMTYKQFIQELEDDILPAEAERRYQEYKSEYITTQKQAFFDSHKDEEWLRDKYHPTNLVTVIERRNELAQRTAKDFLLDLQSGTLDLGPGINAAATNKSGHASEPNSDDEADNDGKRRRHGRGPAKEMDLLSAAPKAHPVSSEPRRIQIDIEQAQALVRKLDSEKGIEENILSGSDSDKLGREKAHGGSSGPVIIIRGLTTVKGLEGVELLDTLLTYLWRIHGVDYYGMVETREAKGLRHVREEGKNSNMAGGADEWEKKLDLRWQERLRGQDLLEVMTAKDKIEAAALEAFDPYVRKIRDEKYGWKYGCGAKGCTKLFHAPEFVHKHLNLKHPELVMELTSKVREELYFQNYMNDADAPGGTPVMQQSLPKDKPPRRRMNLDGRLKDDRGNRRDRDNWANGGDRFDRSENPQSSDFQSANDGTDGGKIDDPMFDTFGGQGRHVAPFASEIPPPVLMPVPGAGPLGPFVPAPPEVAMRMLREQGGPPPFEGGGRNGRPGPQLGGSAPILALSSGFRQDPRRIRSYQDLDAPDDEVTVIDYRSL from the exons ATGGCCGAGGTTATGAACATGGCCACCGCCGCCGACGAGTCGTTGGACCGCCGTCGTGATCGTCAAGAGAAATCGTCTGAGGAGCAACCTCATTCCTCGCCGCCGTCGCAGCCAGCTGTCGGTCCTCCTCCTCCCTCCAGAAGAAGGGATAGAGATGAGAGAGATAGGAGAGACGAACGGGATATTGATCGTCCTCCGTATCGACGCGGTGATAATTACGATCGTAATCGCTCTCCACCTTCGCTGCCTCCGAGGGACAGGGATAGAGATAGAGATAGGGATTATAAACGTCGAAGCAGTCTTAGTCCTCCACCGCCTTACAGGGATCGTAGACACTCGCCTCCCAGACGGTCTCCTCCTCCACCTTACAAGCGTTCCAGGAGGGATGATGGTGGGTatgatggaagaaaaggaagcCCTAGAGGAGGTTTCGGGCCTGGCGATAGGAG GTTTGGTTATGATTATGGTGGGGGATACGAGCGGGAAATGCGAGGCCGGCCTGGATATGTTGATGAAAGACCTCTAGGTCGGTACATGGGTCGTTCATCTGGTGGCTATCAAG ATTGGGATTCTAGTCGTGGTGGGCATGGTGATGCACTCAATGCAGGAGGTGGCCAAAG AGAAGGCTTGATGACATACAAGCAATTTATTCAAGAACTTGAAGATGATATACTGCCTGCTGAAGCTGAGCGCAG ATATCAAGAATACAAGTCAGAGTATATTACAACCCAGAAACAAGCTTTTTTTGATTCTCACAAGGATGAAGAATG GTTGAGAGACAAATATCATCCGACCAACCTAGTTACTGTCATTGAAAG GAGGAATGAACTTGCACAAAGAACTGCTAAGGATTTTTTGCTTGACCTGCAAAGTGGGACACTGGATTT AGGTCCAGGGATTAATGCAGCAGCTACAAATAAATCAGGGCATGCTAGTGAACCAAATTCAGATGATGAAGCAGACAATGATGGCAAACGGAGGCGTCATGGTAGAGGACCAGCAAAAGAAATGGATCTTCTCTCTGCTGCTCCTAAGGCCCACCCTGTTAGTTCGGAACCAAGAAGAATCCAGATTGACATTGAACAAGCTCAAGCTCTTGTCCGTAAACTTGATTCTGAGAAAGGaatagaagaaaatattttaagtgGTTCTGACAGTGACAAACTAGGTCGGGAAAAAGCACATGGTGGCTCTTCTGGCCCAGTCATAATCATAAGGGGGCTGACAACTGTGAAAGGCTTGGAGGGTGTTGAGCTATTGGACACGCTTCTCACATATCTGTGGCGCATCCATGGTGTAGATTACTATGGAATGGTAGAGACAAGAGAAGCTAAAGGTCTTCGTCATGTAAGAGAAGAGGGGAAGAACTCTAACATGGCTGGTGGTGCGGATGAGTGGGAAAAGAAACTTGACTTGCGTTGGCAAGAGAGGTTGAGAGGTCAGGATCTGTTGGAAGTGATGACTGCCAAGGATAAAATAGAGGCTGCTGCTCTTGAAGCTTTTGATCCATATGTTCGCAAGATAAGAGATGAAAAATATGGATGGAAATATGGCTGTGGAGCCAAGGGTTGCACTAAGCTGTTTCATGCCCCTGAGTTTGTACATAAGCATCTTAACTTGAAACATCCAGAGCTCGTGATGGAGCTGACTTCAAAAGTGCGTGAAGAGCTGTATTTCCAAAATTACATGAA TGATGCAGATGCTCCTGGAGGGACGCCTGTCATGCAACAATCACTTCCG AAGGATAAGCCACCGAGACGTAGGATGAATTTAGATGGTCGGCTGAAGGATGACAGAGGTAATCGCAGGGACCGCGATAATTGGGCTAATGGGGGTGACAGATTTGATAGATCTGAGAACCCACAATCAAGTGACTTCCAATCAGCAAATGATGGTACGGATGGTGGAAAAATTGATGATCCTATGTTTGATACTTTTGGTGGACAAGGAAGACACGTTGCTCCTTTTGCATCTGAAATACCACCGCCAGTGCTTATGCCCGTTCCTGGTGCTGG TCCATTAGGACCTTTTGTCCCTGCTCCGCCTGAAGTTGCAATGAGAATGTTGCGGGAACAAGGAGGTCCACCTCCTTTTGAGGGTGGTGGTAGAAATGGAAGGCCAGGACCCCAATTAGGTGGATCTGCTCCTATCCTTGCCCTATCGTCAGGTTTTCGACAGGATCCTCGTCGAATACGAAG TTATCAAGACCTAGACGCACCTGATGATGAAGTCACTGTAATAGATTATAGAAGCTTGTAG